A single genomic interval of Chryseobacterium paludis harbors:
- the rsmG gene encoding 16S rRNA (guanine(527)-N(7))-methyltransferase RsmG produces the protein MSISLLLKYFPDLTENQIQQFTQLENLYTEWNEKINVISRKDMESLYEKHILHSLGIAKVMEFTPGTRVLDIGTGGGFPGIPLAILFPESQFTLIDSIGKKISVVNAVAEGVGLKNVTAIHGRAEKLKEKFHFVVSRAVTQMPEFLKWLKGKFEKEQFNAKHNGVLYLKGGDLAEELGGIKSEIFNLKNYFEGEFFDTKKVVYVSKGNFNS, from the coding sequence ATGTCTATATCGTTACTATTAAAATACTTTCCCGATCTTACAGAAAATCAGATACAACAGTTCACTCAGTTAGAAAATCTCTATACAGAATGGAATGAAAAGATTAATGTAATTTCCAGAAAAGATATGGAATCTTTGTACGAAAAGCATATTCTACACTCATTGGGAATTGCTAAAGTAATGGAATTTACACCAGGAACCAGAGTTTTAGATATTGGAACAGGTGGTGGTTTTCCAGGAATTCCTTTAGCTATTTTATTTCCGGAATCACAATTTACTTTAATTGATTCTATAGGAAAAAAGATAAGTGTTGTGAATGCTGTTGCAGAAGGGGTGGGATTGAAAAACGTAACTGCCATTCATGGAAGAGCTGAGAAGCTTAAAGAAAAATTCCATTTTGTGGTGAGTAGAGCAGTAACACAAATGCCGGAATTTTTAAAATGGTTAAAAGGGAAATTTGAAAAAGAGCAGTTTAATGCCAAACATAATGGAGTTTTATACTTAAAAGGTGGAGATCTGGCTGAAGAGCTGGGTGGCATTAAATCTGAAATCTTTAATCTTAAAAATTATTTCGAAGGAGAGTTTTTTGATACTAAAAAAGTGGTTTATGTATCAAAAGGTAATTTTAAT